One window from the genome of Aeromonas sp. FDAARGOS 1405 encodes:
- a CDS encoding metalloregulator ArsR/SmtB family transcription factor: MQLEEMEANASKAVALLKALANERRLFILCQLLERELSVGELNERLGLSQSALSQHLALLRRDELVTTRKEAQTVYYSLRSHEVREMISLLHRLYCSADK; encoded by the coding sequence ATGCAACTTGAAGAGATGGAAGCCAATGCGAGTAAAGCAGTGGCCTTGCTCAAGGCGCTGGCTAACGAACGGCGACTGTTTATTCTGTGCCAGTTGCTGGAGCGCGAACTGTCGGTGGGGGAGCTCAACGAGCGATTGGGATTGAGTCAGTCGGCCTTGTCACAGCATCTGGCGCTGCTGCGGCGGGATGAGCTGGTGACGACGCGCAAAGAGGCCCAGACGGTCTACTATTCGCTGCGCAGCCATGAAGTGCGTGAAATGATCAGCTTGCTGCATCGACTTTATTGCAGCGCAGATAAATAA